The window CACTACCTTGGATGACGTCGCGGAGGATGCCCGCCGTATCACCGCCGCCACGGACGTACCCCTGCTCGTCGACGTCGACACGGGTTGGGGTGGCGCCTTCAGCATTGCCCGCATGATGCGCGAGATGCACCGCGCCGGCGTGGCGGCGCTCCATATCGAAGATCAGGTGGGCCAAAAGCGGTGTGGGCATCGCCCAAACAAGGCCCTGGTCAGCACCGAGGAGATGGTGGATCGAATCAAGGCGGCGGTCGATGCGCGCATCGACGAGTCCTTTGTGATCATGGCGCGCACAGACGCCCTCGCGGTCGAGGGTATGGAGCCCATGCTCGAGCGTATCGCTGCCTACGCCGAGGCCGGGGCCGACGCGATCTTCGCCGAGGCGATGACCGAGATCGAGCACTACCGCCGTGTTACCGACACGGTGCCCGTGCCCGTCCTAGCCAACCTCACGGAGTTCGGCATGACGCCCCTGTACACGCGCGAGCAACTCGCCGATGTGGGCGTCGCCATGGCGCTGTACCCGCTCTCGGCCTTCCGCACCATGAGTAAGGCGGCGGAGCACGTATACGCATCGCTGCGCGAGCACGGCGTTCAGCAGCCGGCGATCGTGGACACGATGCAGACCCGCGCCGAGCTCTACGACGTTCTGAACTACCACGCCTACGAGGACAAGCTCGACGCGTTATTCAGCCGCTCAGACAAGGAGGAGGAGTAGCCCATGGTGGACAAGAAACTTGGAGGCGCCGGCCTACGCGGCCAGAGCGCCGGCGAGACACGCCTGTGCACGGTGGGCCAGAGCGGCACCGGACTCACCTACTGCGGCTACGACATCGCCGACCTGGCGGCTCAAGCCACCTTCGAAGAAGTGGTTTGGCTGCTCCACCACGATGAGCTTCCCACCCAGACCCAGCTGAGCGCCTATCGCGAACATTTGCAGTCGATGCAGGAACTGCCGCGCCGCCTCCTGGAAGTGCTGGAGCGCATCCCCCCGGAAGCCCATCCGATGGATGTCATGCGCACGGGCTGCAGCATGCTCGGCAACCTAGAGCCCGAGCTGAGCTTTCAGGACCAGCACGCGGTGACCGATCGCCTGCTCGCCGCATTCCCGGGGATCATCACCTACTGGTGGCGCTACGCACAGCACGGCGAGCGCATCGACACGCGCTCCGAGCAACCGACCATCGCCGGTCACTTCCTTCACCTACTCACCGGACAACCACCCTCGGCAATGCACCAGCGCGTGATGGACGTGTCCCTAATCCTGTACGCCGAGCACGAATTCAACGCCTCCACCTTCACGGCGCGCGTATGCGCGTCGACGCTCTCGGACATGCACTCGTGTGTCACGGGCGCCATCGGCTCCCTTCGCGGGCCGCTGCACGGTGGCGCGAACGAGGCCGCGATGGCCCTGATCGAGCGCTTCGATTCTCCCGAGCAGGCCGTGGACGAGGTCAAGGGGATGCTCGAGCGCAAAGAGAAGATCATGGGGTTCGGTCACGCCGTGTACCGCGAATTCGATCCCCGCAACCCGATTATCAAAGACTGGTCAGAGAAGCTTGCCAAGGGTTCGCCCGAGAGGGAGCAGATGTTTCACGTGGCGGACGCCATCGCCAAGCTGATGTGGGATGAGAAGAAGCTGTTCCCGAATGCGGACTTCTTCCACGCCCCGTCCTACCACTTCCTAGGCATTCCGACGCCCTTGTTCACACCGATCTTCGTGTGCTCTCGCACCAGCGGCTGGACAGCCCATGTGATCGAGCAGCGTGCGAACAACCGCATCATCCGCCCAAGTGCAGACTACACGGGCGCCGAAGCGCGCGCGTACACACCGATCGAGCAGCGCGGCTGATTCACAAACGCCGAGCTCTGCCAGATCTCCCCTACCGACCGGGCAGCGTGCGCGCTGCTCGGCGCCTAAGCGCCTGCCGGCGCGACCCGGCCACTCGCCCCACGTGCCCTAGCATGCCCTAGTTGATTGATTAGTTTCCGAGCGAGAAAACGGATGAGTCGAGCGACACTTCTCTGCGCTATCGTTGGTAGCTCCTGTGCCAGCCGCCCTAGCCGGCGCGCCGCCAAGCGCAAGGGGCTGTTCACGAGCGGCGGCCTGCGATCAGTACCGATAGCCGTAGCGAAACCGACGTGAGCGGAAGCTGTAAGGGCGGTAATCATAGTAGTGATAGTTGGGCCGGTATCCGTAGCCTCGTCGCAGGCCGTGGCGTGACGAGTAGAGGTAGCGCTGGCCACGCAAGAAACGCCGGTCGCTTCGGCGCAGGCTGCGCCTGCTGGTGCGATGGTGAACTTGCGCGAGATGCGCATACTGCCCGTCTTGGATGGCGACGGCAGGCGTTGCTAGCGTTGAGTCCGCGTTGGCTGCACCCGCAGCAAAGAAAGACGCTAACAGAGCCAAACAAAGCGGCTTAAGCGGGATCGTCACTCGAGTCACTTCGGTCTCCTTCGGGTAGGCGATGCCTGGGTTGCATACACCGCAAGTTGACTGGCGCCTGCAGGGGGTTACGCACTGCCCCAGCCGTGATCGTTTCGTGAACTAAGGGATTCGATCGCACGCGCTAGGCCCTCGACCGCCTGCGGTGGAACCGGCCGCTTGACGCCGAAGACGACGGGCGCGCAGTTCACGTCAAAGATTTAGGCCTCTGATTACACGAAACAAATCGCCATTCGCGCCCATTCAGTAGTACCATCGGTGTCACGCACGGTAGACACGAGGACCCCCACAGGGGGGTCGGGCCAGAGTGACAGCGATAACTGAGCCATCCAGCCGCCCGCGGTGGATGCGAGAGCGCCCGGTACGGCATCGGGTATCCCCGGCTACCGGGCACAGACGCACCGGTGATCTGCGGCCCCGACAGGCGCCGTCTGGACGTGCCCCTAACGCTCACCGGGTGAAACCGGAAGTGGCCGCGATACGTAAGCCTGCATATCACTTTGGAGCTTCCACGACGCTCGACCCGAAGGAGTGTCCCTAAGGCCTATGGCGGACCCGGCTTCCCTAAATCCTGACGCTCGCGAAGCGCTCGTTGTCACGGCGCGCTCGCGGCGCCTCGAACCGGTGGGCGTCGCCCTGATGGTGTTCATGCATCTGGCGGCCTTGATCGGCGTTTTCCTCGTCGGCGTGAGTCCCGTGGCCGTGCTGGTCGCGGTGCTGACGTATTCACTGCGCATGTTTGGCATCACCGGCTGGTTCCACCGCTACTTCTCCCATCGCAGCTTCAAGACCTCGCGCCCGATGCAGTTCCTGTTCGGACTGATCACCACCGCCGCGGTACAGCGCGGGCCCCTTTGGTGGGCAGCCCATCACCGCGACCACCACGCGCACACAGACACCCAAGCCGACGCGCATTCGCCAAAGGCCCACGGCTTCGTGTGGAGCCACATCGGCTGGTTTCTCTCACCGGAGAACCTGGTCACCCGCGGAGAGCGCATCCAGGATTTCTCCCGCTTCCCCGAACTGCGCTGGCTCGACAAGTGGGACCTGTGGATCTCCGTCGCCTTCGCCGCGCTGCTTTGGGCGCTCGGCCTCGTGCTGAGCATTGCCGCGCCCGGCCTGGGCACGAGCGCTTGGCAAATGCTCGTATGGGGCTTCTTCGTAAGCACTACCCTGCTCTACCACGCAACCTACTGCGTCAATTCGATCTGTCACATCTACGGGCGCAGGCGCTACGAGACGGGTGAGGACAGCCGCAACAACTGGTTCGTGGCGTTGATCACCTTCGGCGAGGGGTGGCACAACAATCACCACAAGTTCCCGCGGTCCGCGCGCCAGGGTCTTCGCTGGTGGGAGATCGACCTCACCTATTACGCCCTTTGGGTCATGGCGCGACTCGGGCTAATCTGGGACTTGAAGCCTCCACCACAAGATGCGTTGACCCAGACCATCGCCGCCACCGAAGGAACCTCGCGTTGAGGATCGCCATCGTTGGCAGCGGTATCTCGGGGCTCACCGCCGCCCACTGCCTGCACCCGCACCACGAGGTGACGGTCTTCGAACGAGACCCGAGGATCGGCGGCCACACGAACACGGTGGAAGTCGATATCGGTGGTCAGCTATGGCCCGTAGACACCGGGTTCATCGTCTTCAACGACTGGACTTATCCCGCCTTTAGCACCCTCATCCGTCATCTGGACGTGCCCTCGCGAGCGGCCGAGATGAGCTTCAGCGTGCGCTGTGATCGAACCAGGCGCGAGTACAAGGGCGATCAGACAAGCGATCTGTTCATCCAAAAGCGCAATGTGCTCCAGCCATCCTTCTGGCAGATGGTGCGCGACATCCTGCGCTTTAATGCCGAGGCGCCTCGGCTGCTCCAGTCCCTCTCCCAGGAGCAAACCCTGGGGGACTTCCTAGCCCAGCATCGCTACTCGAAGACCTTCATCGAGCACTACGTTGTGCCCATGGGCGCGGCCATCTGGTCTGCCCAGCCCGACGCGATGGGCGAGTTTGGCGCCGCCTTCTTCATCCGCTTCCTGCGCAACCACGGCATGCTGAACCCAGAGCGCCGACGCTTCTGGCGGACGATCGTTGGCGGCTCCCACACCTACGCCAAGGCCCTAAGCGCCCCCCTGGCCAAGCGCATCCACACCGGCAACGCAGTGATGCGGGTGCAACGCACGGAAGCGGGCGTGGCCCTCACCCTGGAAGACGGGCACACCGCAATGTTTGACCATGTCTTTATGGCTTGCCACAGCGATCAGGCCTTGGGCCTGCTGGCGGACCCGAGCCCCCTGGAGCGCGAGACGCTGGAGGCTATCCGCTACCAGTCCAATGAGGCCGTGCTGCATACGGACGCATCCGTGCTGCCCAAGCGCACTGGCGCTTGGGCGTCTTGGAACTACCACATCCCGCGCGCAGCGCAGGACCGCGTGGCGGTGACTTACTACATGAATCGCCTGCAGGGCTTGCGCGCGCCCGTGCCATTCTGCGTCACGCTGAACGACGCGGGGCAAATCGATCAGAATAAGGTGATCGAGCGCATCGAGTATGCCCACCCTGTGCTCGACGCTCGAGCCGACGCAGCCAAGACCAAGGCCCAACAGCTCGACGGCACGCCCCGCACCTCCTATTGCGGCGCCTATTGGCGAAACGGATTTCACGAGGACGGCGTGCGCAGTGCGCTCGACGCCGTCCACGCATTCAGGGAACGACACTGCGATGAAGAGCGCGCTCTACCAAGGGTGGGTTAAGCATCGACGCCATGCGCCGCGTACGCACGCGTTCCGCTACGGTCTGTTCATGGTGCTACTCGATCTGGACGAACTTCCGAATGCCTTCGACGGCCTGCCCGGGTGGTCCGCCCGCGGCCCAGCCCTCGCCTGGTTTCGTCGCGCCGACCACTGTGGTGATGCAGAAGTACCTCTGCGCGAGACGATCGAGCGACTGGTAGGGCAAAGCCTCGGTCGCCCCCTGCGAGGGCCGATCAGACTGCTCACACACCTACGCTACTTCGGCTACTGCTTCAATCCTATCAGCTGCTACTACTGCTACGACGAAGACGATCGGCTAGACGTGGTGGTAGCCGAAGTCAACAACACCTGGGGCCAACGCCATTGCTACGTGCTAGACGTGGCCGAGGCGACTGCTCATCCGGGTGGCTGGTGGCACTGGGAAACCCCGAAGCAACTGCACGTCTCCCCCTTCATGCCTATCGATCTCGACTACCAGTGGCGCTTTCGCGATCCCGCCGAGAGCCTCGGCCTACACATGCAGAATCGCCCCGCCAGCCAGGAGGGCGCCGGGGCACCCCTATTCGACGCATCGCTCATGCTAGAGCGACGAGCGCTCAACGCGCGCAGCGCCCTGGCCGCACTCCTTCGATTCCCGCTGATGACCGTGAAGGTGATCGGGTCCATTCACTTTGAAGCGCTGAAGCTGTGGCTCAAGCGCACGCCGCTCTTCCCCGATCCACACATCGGGCGACGTAAGGAAACGCCGGAGATCCGCTGATGACTGAACACGATCGACCGACCCTCGAGTCAGCACGATCTATTTCCGCCGCCCGGGCCCGCGGCGGCATGATCGCGCGCTTCTGCCGCCGCGCGATCTTCGAGCAGCTTTCGGCGCTGACCCGCGGTTGCATCACAATCGAGGAGGCCGGCGAGCACCGCGTGTTCGGCGATCCGCAGACTGAGCAGAAGGCGCACGTTCGCGTGCTCGACCCGGGCCTGTGGTCGGCAGCAGCGAGCGGCAGCGTCGGCCTCGGCGAGGCCTACATGAACGGACTGGTGGAGGTGGATGACCTCACCCAACTCATCCGCATCTGCGCGAGCAACGAGGAGCTGGCCACTACCTATGATTTTCGTTGGTCAGGCATCGTCGAGCCCGCGCGGCGCCTGCTCTACTGGCTAGACCGCAACACTCGCAGGGGAAGCCAGCGCAACATCGCTCGCCACTATGACCTTGGCAACGAGCTGTTCCAGCACTTCCTCGATCCCACCATGATGTACTCCTGCGGCGTATTCCCCACGCCCGAGAGTTCGATGGAGGAAGCTTCGCGGGCCAAGCTCGACCTGATCTGCCGCAAGGCCGACCTTCGCCCAGGTGCCCATGTGCTGGAGGTTGGCACGGGCTGGGGTGGCTTCGCGATCCACGCTGCCAAGTATTTTGGCTGCCGGGTGACCACCACCACGATTTCCCAGGAACAGCATCGCTTCGCTTGCGAGCGGGTCAAAGCGCAGGGCCTCGAAGATCGCATCGAAGTGCTCCTCGAAGACTACCGCGACCTCGAGGGAGAGTACGACCGGATCGTCTCCATCGAGATGGTCGAGGCCGTCGGGCACCAATACCTCGGCAAGTTCTTCCAAGTGTGTGCCGCGCGCCTCAAGCCAGATGGGGTGATGGTGATGCAGGCGATCACTATCCGCGACCGCGAGTACGACCGAGCACGGCGCACCGTGGACTTCATCAAGCGCTACATCTTCCCCGGCAGCTTCCTACCCTCGATCGAGGAGATTAGCCGCCGCGTGCGAGAGTCCTCGGACCTGACGATTTTCCACGTGGAGGACATCGGCTTGCACTACGCCCGCACCTTGCAGCTGTGGCGTGAACGCTTCGAGGAGAACGCGCAGACGATCCGCCGTCTCGGCTACGACGAGCGCTTTATGCGCATGTGGCGATTCTACCTGTGCTACTGCGAGGCTGGCTTCCTCGAGCGCCGCATCAGTGACGTGCACATGATTTTCCACAAGCCTGCGGCTCGATTCGAATGGCCCACGCTTGTGCAGACCCAACGATCCATCAGCGCCCTCCCGACCACTCCCTGAGGAGCACGTGACGTGAACGGAATCGATCTGGCTGAACGCGGCGTCCTGCCCGACTTCCTGATCCGCTTCGGTATCTGGCAGGCGAACCGCCAGCGCCTGCACACGGAAACCGTGCGCAGCGTGGAGCGCCAGTTCGAGCGCTACCAGGAGCGGATCGAAGCGCTGCGCTCAAGTCCCGTAGCGATAAACACAGACCGCGCAAACGAACAGCACTATGAGGTGCCTGCCGCCTTCTTCCAGCAAGTGCTGGGAAAGAACCTCAAGTACAGCTCCTGCTACTGGCCGAGCGGCGTCGGTGATCTCGACAGCGCGGAAGACGCCATGCTCGAACTCACCTGCGAACGCGCCCAGCTGCAGGACGGGGATCGTGTCTTGGAGCTTGGCTGCGGCTGGGGCTCAATTACCCTGTGGATGGCGTCCCATTATCCGAACGCGAAGATCACCGCGGTCTCAAACTCCGCCAGCCAGCGCCGGTTTATCTTGGACCAGGCCGCCCTGCGCAAGCTCGACAACGTGGAGGTGATTACCTGCGACGTAAACGACTTCGACACACAGGAGCGCTTCGACAGAGCCATCTCGATCGAGATGTTCGAGCACGTGCGCAACTACAAGATCCTCACTTCGCGCATCCACGACTGGCTCAAACCCAGCGGCACGCTCTTCGTGCATATCTTCTGTCACGCCCAGCACCTGTACCCGTTCGTCGACGAAGAGGGGGTGGACGACTGGATGGGCAGGTATTTCTTCTCCGGCGGCCAGATGCCGGCGGCGGACACGCTGCTGCACTTCCAAGACAAGCTGAAGCTCGACGCCCAATGGCGCGTGAGCGGCGTGCATTACCAGAGAACCGCGGAGGCGTGGCTACAGCGTCAGGATAGAAAGAAGCACCTGATCATGCCCGTGCTGCAAGACGTGTACGGCATGGACGAGGCGCCGCGCTGGTTCCAACGCTGGCGCATGTTCTTCATGGCCTGTGCGGAGACCTTCGGTTACGACAATGGGAGGGAGTGGCTCGTAGGCCACTATCGCTTTCGACGTCCTGACTAACCGCGACCGGCCCGAGCGCGTGCTTGACATAGAAAGCTGACCTGAAGTTAACGCACGGCTTATGGGACGGCGCTCACAGGCGCCCCCCGCGTCAACGGCTGTTGTGGGCGCCCAGCTGAGCGCCTCATGCTGTGAAATACGCTTCATCACGATTCATTGATGAGAGCATCGCCATGACCATGCGCCACCTCCGCTACAGCACCGCGCTGGGCGTCTCCCTACTGCTAGCCGTGACCACTCCCAGCGCTGTTGCCGGGACAGCGACGCCGCCCAACGCGCAGCCTCCAGCTGCCCCAGCAACCTCCGCCCAGCAGTACATCGTCAGGGCGCCGACCCTGGAGGCTGCGAAGCAAGCGGTGACAAGCGCTGGCGGCAGCTGGTACTCGCCGCTCACCCACCTCGCCACCGTGGGTGCGACACTCACACCGCAAGCGCACGCTACGCTGGCCGCGATGCAAAGCGTTAGTGTTTCTCGAAACTGGTCGGTCGAAGTCAACGGCAAGAAAGACAAGAAGAAGAAAAAGGAGCACGAGCAGTACGAGGGAAAATCCCGCAACTACGCGCACAAGAAGCTCACGGATCTGGAGGTGGGTCACACACTTATGGTGGGCGCGGACACACTTCATTCCGCCGGCATCGAGGGCAAGGGCGTTACGATCGCGATCATCGATACGGGCCTTTGGAAGGATCGGCAGAAGGACTCCGACAAGCGAATCCTCGCCACCGTAGACGCGACCAAACAGCCGGCGAAGATTGAAAAGGAGGTCAAGGACGAGAACGGTCACGGCACTCACCTCACCGGCATCATCGCCGCTGACAAGGAGGCCGATGGTGTCAGCGAGGGTATCGCACCGGAGGCAGACCTTATCGCCATTCAGGCCTTTGATGCGAACGGCGCCGCCGCCTACATGGACGTCATCCGCGCCATAGACTGGGTCATCGGTAATCGCGATGAGTACAACATACGCGTGTTAAATCTGTCGTTCAGCGCAACACCGCGTTCGCACTACTGGGACGACCCCCTCAACCAAGCGGTCATGGCCGCGTGGCAAGCCGGTATCGTTGTAGTGGCCTCGGCAGGCAACACCGGCCCGGATCCCATGACGGTCGGCGTACCCGGCAACGTGCCGTACATCATCACGGTCGGTGCTGTCACCGATGCCTACACCCCTTTCGACACGAGTGACGATCACCTCACTAGTTTTTCCTCTGCCGGTCCCACGCATGAGGGATTCGTAAAACCCGACCTGGTAGCTCCCGGTGGCCACGTCACCGCATGGATGCCTTACGACGCCAAGATCCCCCGCACGCATGCTGCGGACATGAAGAAGAGCGAGGAGTACTTCAGCATGTCGGGCACCTCCCAGGCGGCGGCTGTCGTCAGCGGCGTGGTGGCGCTCATGTTGGAAGAAGCGCCATGGCTGACGCCTGATACGGTGAAGTGCCGCCTAATGGCCACGGCCCGCCCCGCCATCGAGGAGGGCGAACTCGCCTACAGTGTGCTCCAACAGGGGGCCGGATTGGTAAATGCGGTGGATGCGGTTGCTAGCGGCGCTGATGGCTGTGCCAACACCGGGCTCGACATCCAAGCG of the Pseudomonadota bacterium genome contains:
- the prpB gene encoding methylisocitrate lyase, whose amino-acid sequence is MSTSSPGARFRAALAAERPLQIVGAINAYCALLAERAGYRAIYLSGAGVANASFGLPDLGVTTLDDVAEDARRITAATDVPLLVDVDTGWGGAFSIARMMREMHRAGVAALHIEDQVGQKRCGHRPNKALVSTEEMVDRIKAAVDARIDESFVIMARTDALAVEGMEPMLERIAAYAEAGADAIFAEAMTEIEHYRRVTDTVPVPVLANLTEFGMTPLYTREQLADVGVAMALYPLSAFRTMSKAAEHVYASLREHGVQQPAIVDTMQTRAELYDVLNYHAYEDKLDALFSRSDKEEE
- the prpC gene encoding 2-methylcitrate synthase, giving the protein MVDKKLGGAGLRGQSAGETRLCTVGQSGTGLTYCGYDIADLAAQATFEEVVWLLHHDELPTQTQLSAYREHLQSMQELPRRLLEVLERIPPEAHPMDVMRTGCSMLGNLEPELSFQDQHAVTDRLLAAFPGIITYWWRYAQHGERIDTRSEQPTIAGHFLHLLTGQPPSAMHQRVMDVSLILYAEHEFNASTFTARVCASTLSDMHSCVTGAIGSLRGPLHGGANEAAMALIERFDSPEQAVDEVKGMLERKEKIMGFGHAVYREFDPRNPIIKDWSEKLAKGSPEREQMFHVADAIAKLMWDEKKLFPNADFFHAPSYHFLGIPTPLFTPIFVCSRTSGWTAHVIEQRANNRIIRPSADYTGAEARAYTPIEQRG
- a CDS encoding acyl-CoA desaturase is translated as MADPASLNPDAREALVVTARSRRLEPVGVALMVFMHLAALIGVFLVGVSPVAVLVAVLTYSLRMFGITGWFHRYFSHRSFKTSRPMQFLFGLITTAAVQRGPLWWAAHHRDHHAHTDTQADAHSPKAHGFVWSHIGWFLSPENLVTRGERIQDFSRFPELRWLDKWDLWISVAFAALLWALGLVLSIAAPGLGTSAWQMLVWGFFVSTTLLYHATYCVNSICHIYGRRRYETGEDSRNNWFVALITFGEGWHNNHHKFPRSARQGLRWWEIDLTYYALWVMARLGLIWDLKPPPQDALTQTIAATEGTSR
- a CDS encoding FAD-dependent oxidoreductase, which encodes MRIAIVGSGISGLTAAHCLHPHHEVTVFERDPRIGGHTNTVEVDIGGQLWPVDTGFIVFNDWTYPAFSTLIRHLDVPSRAAEMSFSVRCDRTRREYKGDQTSDLFIQKRNVLQPSFWQMVRDILRFNAEAPRLLQSLSQEQTLGDFLAQHRYSKTFIEHYVVPMGAAIWSAQPDAMGEFGAAFFIRFLRNHGMLNPERRRFWRTIVGGSHTYAKALSAPLAKRIHTGNAVMRVQRTEAGVALTLEDGHTAMFDHVFMACHSDQALGLLADPSPLERETLEAIRYQSNEAVLHTDASVLPKRTGAWASWNYHIPRAAQDRVAVTYYMNRLQGLRAPVPFCVTLNDAGQIDQNKVIERIEYAHPVLDARADAAKTKAQQLDGTPRTSYCGAYWRNGFHEDGVRSALDAVHAFRERHCDEERALPRVG
- a CDS encoding DUF1365 domain-containing protein gives rise to the protein MKSALYQGWVKHRRHAPRTHAFRYGLFMVLLDLDELPNAFDGLPGWSARGPALAWFRRADHCGDAEVPLRETIERLVGQSLGRPLRGPIRLLTHLRYFGYCFNPISCYYCYDEDDRLDVVVAEVNNTWGQRHCYVLDVAEATAHPGGWWHWETPKQLHVSPFMPIDLDYQWRFRDPAESLGLHMQNRPASQEGAGAPLFDASLMLERRALNARSALAALLRFPLMTVKVIGSIHFEALKLWLKRTPLFPDPHIGRRKETPEIR
- a CDS encoding cyclopropane-fatty-acyl-phospholipid synthase family protein translates to MTEHDRPTLESARSISAARARGGMIARFCRRAIFEQLSALTRGCITIEEAGEHRVFGDPQTEQKAHVRVLDPGLWSAAASGSVGLGEAYMNGLVEVDDLTQLIRICASNEELATTYDFRWSGIVEPARRLLYWLDRNTRRGSQRNIARHYDLGNELFQHFLDPTMMYSCGVFPTPESSMEEASRAKLDLICRKADLRPGAHVLEVGTGWGGFAIHAAKYFGCRVTTTTISQEQHRFACERVKAQGLEDRIEVLLEDYRDLEGEYDRIVSIEMVEAVGHQYLGKFFQVCAARLKPDGVMVMQAITIRDREYDRARRTVDFIKRYIFPGSFLPSIEEISRRVRESSDLTIFHVEDIGLHYARTLQLWRERFEENAQTIRRLGYDERFMRMWRFYLCYCEAGFLERRISDVHMIFHKPAARFEWPTLVQTQRSISALPTTP
- a CDS encoding cyclopropane-fatty-acyl-phospholipid synthase family protein, with amino-acid sequence MNGIDLAERGVLPDFLIRFGIWQANRQRLHTETVRSVERQFERYQERIEALRSSPVAINTDRANEQHYEVPAAFFQQVLGKNLKYSSCYWPSGVGDLDSAEDAMLELTCERAQLQDGDRVLELGCGWGSITLWMASHYPNAKITAVSNSASQRRFILDQAALRKLDNVEVITCDVNDFDTQERFDRAISIEMFEHVRNYKILTSRIHDWLKPSGTLFVHIFCHAQHLYPFVDEEGVDDWMGRYFFSGGQMPAADTLLHFQDKLKLDAQWRVSGVHYQRTAEAWLQRQDRKKHLIMPVLQDVYGMDEAPRWFQRWRMFFMACAETFGYDNGREWLVGHYRFRRPD
- a CDS encoding S8 family serine peptidase encodes the protein MTMRHLRYSTALGVSLLLAVTTPSAVAGTATPPNAQPPAAPATSAQQYIVRAPTLEAAKQAVTSAGGSWYSPLTHLATVGATLTPQAHATLAAMQSVSVSRNWSVEVNGKKDKKKKKEHEQYEGKSRNYAHKKLTDLEVGHTLMVGADTLHSAGIEGKGVTIAIIDTGLWKDRQKDSDKRILATVDATKQPAKIEKEVKDENGHGTHLTGIIAADKEADGVSEGIAPEADLIAIQAFDANGAAAYMDVIRAIDWVIGNRDEYNIRVLNLSFSATPRSHYWDDPLNQAVMAAWQAGIVVVASAGNTGPDPMTVGVPGNVPYIITVGAVTDAYTPFDTSDDHLTSFSSAGPTHEGFVKPDLVAPGGHVTAWMPYDAKIPRTHAADMKKSEEYFSMSGTSQAAAVVSGVVALMLEEAPWLTPDTVKCRLMATARPAIEEGELAYSVLQQGAGLVNAVDAVASGADGCANTGLDIQADLTGERHFGGPVGMTGDGAFFVHDGSGSPLEGNGYTWSQGCTWSQGYTWSQGYTWSQGYTWSQGYTWSQGYTWSQGLDGSEDLYSSSAAIDAWVPQE